In Gadus chalcogrammus isolate NIFS_2021 chromosome 13, NIFS_Gcha_1.0, whole genome shotgun sequence, a single genomic region encodes these proteins:
- the gnat1 gene encoding guanine nucleotide-binding protein G(t) subunit alpha-1, with product MGAGASAEEKHSRELEKKLKEDADIDARTVKLLLLGAGESGKSTIVKQMKIIHKDGYSLEECMEFVVIIYSNTLQSIMAVVKAMTTLNINFGHQDQQDDARKLMHLADTIEEGSMPKEMADIIIRLWNDSGIQASFDRASEYQLNDSAGYYLNDLERLVQPGYIPTEQDVLRSRVKTTGIIETTFSHKDLHFRMFDVGGQRSERKKWIHCFEGVTCIIFIAALSAYDMVLVEDDEVNRMHESLHLFNSICNHRYFIATSLILFLNKKDVFIEKIKKAHLNMCFPEYDGPNTYEDAGLYIKMQFLDLNLRKDIKEIYSHMTCATDTENVKFVFDAVTDIIIKENLKDCGLF from the exons ATGGGAGCAGGAGCGAGCGCTGAGGAGAAGCACTCCCGAGAGCTGGAGAAGAAGCTGAAGGAGGATGCAGACATAGATGCCAGGACCGTCAAGCTGCTACTGCTAG GTGCCGGAGAGTCTGGGAAAAGCACCATCGTCAAACAGATGAA AATTATCCACAAAGATGGTTACTCCCTTGAGGAGTGTATGGAGTTCGTCGTCATCATCTACAGCAACACCCTCCAGTCCATCATGGCCGTCGTGAAGGCCATGACTACACTCAACATTAACTTTGGTCACCAGGATCAGCAG GACGATGCCAGGAAGCTCATGCATCTCGCTGACACCATCGAAGAGGGCTCCATGCCCAAGGAGATGGCGGACATCATCATTCGCCTGTGGAATGACTCGGGCATCCAGGCCAGCTTCGATAGGGCCTCGGAGTACCAGCTCAACGACTCTGCTGGATA CTATCTGAATGACCTGGAGAGGCTGGTTCAGCCCGGCTACATTCCCACGGAGCAGGACGTGCTGCGCTCCCGAGTGAAAACCACCGGTATCATCGAGACCACGTTCTCCCATAAAGATCTTCATTTCAG AATGTTCGATGTGGGTGGTCAGCGGTCTGAGAGGAAGAAGTGGATCCATTGCTTCGAAGGTGTGACCTGTATCATCTTCATCGCTGCTTTGAGTGCTTATGACATGGTGCTCGTGGAGGACGATGAAGTG AACCGAATGCACGAGAGTTTGCACTTGTTCAACAGTATCTGCAACCATCGCTACTTCATCGCTACTTCACTCATTCTCTTCCTCAACAAGAAAGATGTCTTCATTGAGAAGATCAAGAAAGCTCACCTGAACATGTGCTTCCCTGAATATGATG GTCCCAACACGTACGAAGACGCCGGTCTCTACATCAAAATGCAGTTTCTGGATCTCAACCTGCGTAAAGATATCAAAGAAATCTACTCGCACATGACCTGTGCAACAGACACAGAGAACGTCAAGTTTGTGTTCGATGCCGTCACCGACATCATCATCAAGGAGAACCTGAAAGACTGCGGCCTCTTCTAA